One genomic window of Parasteatoda tepidariorum isolate YZ-2023 chromosome 9, CAS_Ptep_4.0, whole genome shotgun sequence includes the following:
- the LOC122270050 gene encoding general transcription factor II-I repeat domain-containing protein 2-like, whose translation MAFKRKLSRFFELVDSVTEFLDTTDPVLSESLKQRILETTYFTDSFEKMKSINVKLQGNKMNIIKAKGIISSFIAKFNIYKSNISRKELMQFPTLKKCSMADIEILENKILIFTDQLDQLQDLMKLEIPD comes from the coding sequence ATGGCTTTCAAAAGGAAACTGAGCCGTTTCTTCGAATTGGTGGACTCTGTTACTGAGTTTCTCGACACCACTGATCCTGTTTTAAGTGAGAGTTTGAAGCAACGCATATTGGAAACTACGTACTTCActgatagttttgaaaaaatgaagtcAATCAACGTAAAActtcaaggaaataaaatgaacattatcaaGGCTAAGGGAATCATATCTTCATTCATCGCCAAGTTTAATATCTACAAGTCAAACATTAGTCGCAAAGAGCTAATGCAATTTCCAACTCTTAAAAAGTGTTCAATGGCAGATATCGAGATtctcgaaaataaaatcttaatttttactgatcaGCTTGATCAGTTAcaagatttaatgaaattagaaattccgGATTAG